One window of the Cryptomeria japonica chromosome 7, Sugi_1.0, whole genome shotgun sequence genome contains the following:
- the LOC131074270 gene encoding RING-H2 finger protein ATL2, giving the protein MAQASRPSTPCPPELKNICSKPLLIHPVQTRDSELKSFVVMATIVSIFSVCSIITAIYYVYIRRYSNSTHRGISRSHPFSRRAADIFFSTSAREGLDKEIVNSLPVFLYKPENFRDGLSCSVCLCEFEENDKARLLPSCNHSFHVDCIDMWLFSHSTCPLCRAIVEKQCDASVELGERQIEVLIGEEADENATGSGEQHGGSSINGEQVEEHSRITVVIDIK; this is encoded by the coding sequence ATGGCACAGGCATCGAGACCATCTACTCCATGTCCGCCTGAATTGAAGAATATATGTTCTAAACCTCTTTTAATCCATCCCGTTCAAACCAGGGATTCTGAATTGAAAAGTTTCGTGGTTATGGCAACCATAGTTTCCATCTTTAGCGTCTGTTCAATCATCACTGCTATTTATTATGTCTATATACGCAGGTATTCCAACAGTACCCATCGTGGGATTTCACGATCTCATCCATTTTCTCGCAGAGCAGCAGATATCTTCTTTTCGACCTCCGCCAGAGAAGGGCTTGACAAGGAAATAGTAAATTCCCTCCCTGTTTTTCTCTACAAGCCGGAAAATTTCAGAGATGGGTTAAGCTGTTCAGTTTGTCTATGTGAATTCGAGGAGAATGATAAGGCCAGGTTGCTACCCAGCTGCAATCACAGCTTTCATGTGGATTGCATTGATATGTGGTTGTTTTCTCATTCTACTTGCCCACTTTGCAGGGCCATCGTTGAAAAGCAGTGTGATGCATCTGTGGAATTGGGTGAGAGACAAATTGAGGTTTTGATTGGGGAAGAAGCAGATGAGAATGCAACTGGTTCAGGAGAACAACATGGTGGTTCTTCCATTAATGGCGAACAGGTGGAAGAGCACAGTAGAATCACTGTTGTCATTGACATAAAGTAG